The Meles meles chromosome 6, mMelMel3.1 paternal haplotype, whole genome shotgun sequence genome has a window encoding:
- the CPLX3 gene encoding complexin-3, with protein sequence MAFMVKTMVGGQLKNLTGSLGGGEDKGDGDKSAAETQGMSREEYEEYQKQLVEEKMERDAQFTQRKAERATLRSHFRDKYRLPKNETDESQIQMAGGDVELPRELAKMIAEDTEEEEEKASVLGQLASLPGLDIGSLKDKAQATLGDLKQSAEKCYIM encoded by the exons ATGGCGTTCATGGTGAAGACTATGGTGGGCGGCCAGCTGAAGAATCTCACCGGGAGCCTGGGGGGCGGCGAGGACAAGGGGGACGGGGACAAATCGGCGGCCGAAACGCAGGGCATGAGCCGAGAGGAGTATGAGGAGTATCAGAAGCAACTGGTGGAAGAGAA GATGGAGCGGGACGCGCAGTTCACGCAGAGGAAGGCTGAGCGGGCCACGCTGCGGAGCCACTTCCGAGATAAATATCGGCTGCCCAAG AACGAGACAGATGAGAGCCAGATTCAGATGGCAGGTGGAGACGTGGAGCTGCCCCGGGAGCTGGCCAAGATGATTGCGGAggacacagaggaggaggaggagaaggcctCTGTCCTCGGGCAGTTGGCCAGTCTCCCTGGCTTGGACATCGGCTCACTCAAGGACAAGGCCCAGGCCACACTGGGGGACCTCAAGCAATCAGCTGAGAAGTGCTACATCATGTGA